GGATGAGCTCCCTCTGAagaggctgggctggtggcTAAATAAGAAATCCAGGTGGAATTAGGCAGGTATTTCAAAGAACAAATGAATGCCTATGAGAAGTGGGGGTGAAAGCCCCACACATCAGCAGATTCTTTTATCTTCCTGCCCTTGCCTGCAGTGTTGGCACCTGCTGTtggctgccctgcacaggcCTGAGAGGCTCTGAGCTCCTCACACGCATCTGATGCGGCTTTTAGGTCAGACCTTTAGGGCAGCTTTCTCTGACCACGTTTCTCGAGCTACCAACAactctctgtgctgttttcccttGCAGGAAGGCCAGTCCTCAGCCAATGGCCCATCTCGAGACAGCCCCAAGCAGCCGGCGGCCCGAGAAGGACACGTGGGCTACCCCAAGCTGCGCGCGGGCTACATCCCCATCCCCGTCATCCACGAGGGCCTCGACGGCCGGCAGCAGCACCCCTGCTTCTCCTCCCCGCAGAGGTACAAGACAGAGGCGGTGCCAGcgccagggcaggctcaggcaCCCCTCAGGGGGGGCTATGGTGGCCCTGAGTCGCCGGCGGAGGCCGCGGCGGCCGATAAACAATGTGGACAGACACCGGCAGCTGCGGCCACGCACGGAGCCGAGGTGAGCGTCAGcgctgctgggctctgcctgcattGGTCTTTGCAGCATTTATGGCCTGAATGTCACACACGGGGAGCTTAGGAAGCCCAGCTCGCCACAGGATTGTGTTTTTTCCCAACGCTTGCAGAGTACTGAAAGTGCACAGTCATGGCAGCATGAATatggatgggtttttttctggcgTCACCCACTTGTGTTCTGGAATGATTCTGCAGAGATaaatgcagagctgagcaggccctgtggcaggggaggggttttttttagggtttGTGCAGGTTCCCCTGCAAGTGGAGAATGCAGACAAGCTTCTTGTGTTCTGCACCGCGAGTCAAAGTGGGAGAGACAAGTGTCCAGTCAGCTAACAACCCAGGCCACTTCAGAAGATCTTTGCTTCCTAATTGCAAATTTCAGTTGTATGGAATGGATttacatatatacacatttaGAAGTGAGTTGTAAAGTATTTTTGTCCTTCGGTggcatgttaaaaaaatttcagactATGGACTTCTTTGAAAAAATGTCACCCTGCttgttttgtgtttcagaaggTGGGATTTTTGGCCTGCTCTCTGTAGAGAATTAGCAAATTGGTATTCTTGTAATATATGGAAATATAAGCCTCATTTTTATTCAAAGTAAGATGAGCAGGAAATTCAGCCTTCACCAAGCTGAAAACATATCAGGTCTGTAATTCAACAGTGGTGGCATCTTCTCTGAAACCCATTTGGAGTTTGAAGAATGTAATTAAATCCTGTTGGCAGGTTTCTCAGCTATTTTGACTAACCATGCCTGTCTAAGACAACaagctcagcttttccttctcccagctgtgtACAGCTTTGCCCTGTCTGCAGAGTGGCTTTAGGAATGTGACTTCTGTGCCACTTAATGGAGAtaaggagggagggagagcctCAGGACCTGCTGTTACACGCTCAGGCAGTGCAGTGTGGGTGCCAAGTGACcagagcctgtgctgggcaccCTGCACTGCACATCAGCAGTGCCACCAGTAGTGCCACTGATGGTGCTGTAATGCAAACCATCATTTATTTATCCAAGGTTCCTGCTGTTCCTTGGGCAGCTGAGTAGTTGATCAGCACCAGAAGAGGGGTTTTGttccctttctctcctccaatgccttctctctcctctcacaGCTTCAGTCTGGCCTTTCACAGGCAAGGGGACAAAGGGCAGTTATCCATATCTGCATCACCAAATTAATGATATGCTCTTAAAATCCCCAACAAAATGTACAAAATCTGTTTGTGTGGTCAGGATCAGAAGTCAGTGCTGTGTGCTCTTAGGGGTTTGTCTCCAGTGCATAATTTGTTTGCTTAGCTTTAGTTTACCTCAAATTTAACAGGTTTAGACAGGAACAGCCATGCAAAAGCAGCAAACATTCTGACTGAGCATCCACTCCCTGCTCATttcagggctgggaatgctgtaGCTCAGGTTCCTGCTTGTTATAATGATGCTCTCACAACTTATGTGGTTTGTCTAGTGAGGCTCTTGGCcaaaaaaacagggaaatggAGTCCTTGCACGCCAGGAACATGAGTTCAGTTTCTATGATGATTGCCCCCTTTTCCCTTTAGAAATGAAAAGTATTGTGACCACACAGTGGTTAACACTTAAtaatggatttttgttttcatggcaGCCTCAACCTCCTGGAGCATCTGACCCTCCAACAGTTTCCCCTCAGACCTCTGGCAGACCCAACGCGGGGAGCCACCCGCTTCCTCGCGGTTACATCCCAATCCCCGTGATCCATGAAAACATGCCCCGCCAGCCAGCACAAGCCTACCACCAGGCACAGAAGACCCACtaccctgcccagcagagcgAGTTCCAAGCCCACCAGCCGGTGTTCCACAAGATCCAGCCGGAGGAGCGGGAGCCCAAGGCGGCGCGAGCGCAGTCTCCGTTCCGAGTGGCTCAGAGAGGCTCCTCTAGTCGGGAGAGCTCCCCGGCCAGAGTGAGCACCCAggtgcagcccccagctcccaTTCGAGTGCAGACAGTAGTAGACAGACCCCAGGTATGTAGAATGGGGAAGTGATTCGCCTGCCAGGGACCTGAGCGTGGCTAGAGCTGTAAAATGAGCTTGTACTAACACATACATGAAAGCACCTAAAGCAGTCTCCACTGCTGGATTTAAACAGACTGGGAGATCCTGAGATAAGCAGCAAGTTGCCTTTCCACCTGTCAGGACTGTGGTGGATCACTGAAATATGATTTAACACACGATTTAATCTTCTCTTGTCAGAGTATAATTTGGTGTAATTACACTGAGGTCACTGATGTTGCATTATGTTTATGAGACAAAAACCAGGTCTGTGGGATTTGTGACATCTTATGTAAATATACTTCACTGATGTCTCAGAACCATTTAGGGGATAGCATCAGATGcacaaagtaatttttgctATGAAGAGAGAGGATAAGCGAAATCCAGAGCTTTTTATTCTTGTGACTTGAAGCATGTTCTTGGTCATAGAACCTGCCGCCCATTGAGCATTTTTTCCATGTTAGAATTCTTACTACAATTTAAAGGCTACTGGGAATTAGACAACTGTGAGTGTGTGGAAGGGGCTATGTACAGAAACAAGACTTGATTTCCTCTCTGGagatttttcacattaaaaatgaCAGGAGCAGAATTAGGTTAATAGTTTTGAAAACCCAGGCTAGGACAAAACTAGGAAGACTCAAGATTTAATGGCATATTCTAGGTCAGTGCTAATTTATTTATCTTAGTGGGTGAGAGTTTGCTCTCCCTAATCAAATTTTGTGTTTAACAGGTAAAGCAGTAACAGATTGGTAGTGTAGGCCATTTACATACTTGGTTTcaataaaatacagatattttacTATTTAAATCCATGAGAGCTGTTTTTAGTGTCTTTCAAAATCACTATTTATGTGCCTAAGTAACTAAAGGGGGTGTCAGGGGGAGGAAAATGCAGATCTcataaatttcagttttctgccaAGGTTTCAAAACTAATCTCAATTTCAAGAGATTTCTGATTTGGTGATTTAAAAGTGGAGTAATCCCAAGGATAGTCTCTAATCACTGCAGTGTAATAAGATTGACACAGTAACCTCTGCATGTAAATAGgttaaagattaaaaataagcaCTAACCAAAAAAGGAATGTCCTGAGAACAGGAATAGGATGAGAATAGCCCAAAGTGTGATTAAAACTCAGCAAAGTAGTTGGCTTTTCAAGAAAGATGAGCCCTTAATTAGTGAAATGGGATGAAATCTTTCTTCAGCAAGAAATCTCCCTGACTTAAGCTAGGTGAAGGCTTTGCTCAAAGGTCCTGTCTTTTAAAGCTGCTTATGGGGCTGATTTTATTAAACATGGGCAGGATTTGGTGGGTTGAAATGTAATGTTTGAAAGAGTTGATTGGTGACTATAATAATTGTTCAGCACAGTGCtacttttcagtttaaaacagtAAAATTCAGCAATGATCAGGGAAGATTAAACATCCTGTGTGTGTGAAATTGCACTGCTAGGAGTACAGAAAATTAGAAGCTAGATTACTTGTTCATTAGAGGGAAATAAGGAGCATTGTGTCTCAACACAAAACTTGCCTTGCTCACCAGGTTTCTCAGCAACAAGTCCCAGCTCAGGAGCCACCAAGACCAGCCCCTCCTCCTGAAGTCAAGCCTGACAACAAGGCAGCCCCACCGCCCGAAATGGAGGCACCCTCCACATATATCCCAATCCAGGTCACCCACCAAGAGCCAGATCCTAAACCACAGCCCCAGAAGCCTCCAGCCATGGCAGAGAAAGCTGACAAAaaggctccttcccctgctaAGGCTGCTCCCCCTCAGGAAAGGCCTCCTCCTGAAGAAGCGGCACCGCCGAAGACGATGGAAACAGGAGAACCTCAAAAGCATCCTGGTGTCTTGAAAGTGGAAGCAATTCTGGAGAAAGTACAAATGCTTGAGCAGGCAGTCAACTCCTTTCAAGGCAAGAAAACTGACAAAAAGTACTTGATGATTGAAGAGTATTTGACCAAAGAGTTGCTAGCCCTAGACTCAGTGGACCCTGAGGGTCGTGCAGATGTGCGCCAGGCCAGGAGAGATGGTGTAAGGAAGGTCCAGACCATTTTGGAAAAACTtgaacagaaagcagaagatgTCCCAGAACCTGTTCAAGTTGATGGACTTCAGCCAAATTTTCCAGAGCCTAAGCCACCACAGGAAATCATGGAGATTGAACCTGTGGAAGTCAAGAGCAAGGGAGATACCAGTAATAAAAATGCTCAAGAGGAAACCAAAATGGAAAGACATCAGCCTGAAACCAAGGAAGAAGTGTTTACCAATCTTGCCACCACGACAAACACATCCAATAATCCAACTGAACCATAGCCACGTGCTGAAATCAAAATCTCTCAGACTTTATAACTTAAAGTGTGTTTAAGTGAATTTTAAGTTGCATGCATTTCCGGAGCTCTTTTCAACTGGTTTTAATCAACATAGCAGCTTGGGACACAGTAAACACTTtgtggggaaaggagggagctAGAAAGAAAGTGATGCATTTATCTTTTATTCTTACACTATGTAAAAGAcatgtttcaaaaataaaccCTGTACATTAATTGCTTTTAGATAAGctgaatggaaaagaaaaatgacttCAGGGTTAATATTGATGCGTGTTGTTTAAGGTGTATTCTTTTGCAGGTGATTTTTGTAAAATCAGAGGCCTGCATTGTCAGAATACCAGTCCTCCTACAAGTATAGCCACTCTTAACAAGTaatgtttttacttttaatgtTCACAGTTGGGCACTTTAAGTAATGATGGATAGAAAGTGTGCAAGAAACTGTAGGGATATTTATATGTGTGCAGGACTTCAATGCTATATTttgagggaaataaaataatatggAAGCCTAATTTAGTCTTGTGATTTTATAAGCTGGAACTGTAAAGGCAGTAATTGGTTTTAAATACACTGTTCTGAACAGACTTGTTAGTGCAGCATTGTAGTTGAAGTCTGACAGCTGTTTTCTCATCAAGGCAAAACATGCCTTTCACTATTTGTGTCCTCCCTTCTGATGTTGTTGCTGTGTCACATCTATGGATTGAGAAAGGAATTTGGCTGAGCATTTCTGCCTCCTCGCCCTGGAAGTCACCATTTAACTGAAATGTTTCTAACATTGAGATCTGTGGTTGTCTTACAGAAATTTCCAGATCTTAACTTCTTCTGCAAAGTCACTATTGTTTTATTAGCAATTACAGAATTTTGTATGCAGAAGTACTTTTTTGtatttagaaatacattttgtatTCATAGAGTCAGTAGGATTCCTCTCACTTTGTGAACAGTTTTAAGCAACTCTTTGTTCAAAGAGATTAACAGTTTGTACTTAGCAACAGAAATAAACCATTTTTCTGCTACAGCCAtgtaaaaagaaagcagcagtcAGTGCAGAAgtgcaggggaggaaggggtCCTAACTGAAATCCAGAAGTTACACTTGACTTGttaattttataaatgtaaattttctttcaCCTGATAGCATGTTTGCTGCATAGAACACCAAATTTATGAATGCCAAAACAAATCTGCTCAAGGCAGTTATCACTTCCTGACCTACACTTTGAATCATGAGAGTGCATTTGTGATAAGGTTTAAGCCCATCTGAAAATCTCTTCTTTTAAAGAGTGGTCATTGAGAACTGTCactctttattttaaagtaacaGTACAGCATGTAATTTATGCTGCAATATGTGTAGCATTTGGGCTGTGAACTCTCTGCTTAGTTGTAGGTGGAAGGTTGATGcttcttgtttcattttcataGTCAACAGCACTGTGTAAGAATACACAATGTCTTGTAACCTTTTGGCTGCTCCAGCTTTGGGAGCAGCATTTGAGGCATTCTAGAAGAAGAGGTGTGAAAGTTCAGCTGCCTGCATAATTCCTGCATGAACTCATTTCAGTGGCACATTGCTCATGCAGGGTTACATTTCAGCTGAGGACACAAATCTGACATCATGTAACAAAAATACTTAAATTGAGGAAAATCAGCTGTGGATTTTTAGAACTGAGCTCTCTAAGCAAAGTCTATGGGAGATATTAAGGCCCAATCTTTTAATGGTTTCTCTTAGTGGACCACTAAAATAATCCAGCTCAAAACCACCTCATTAACTGAGGTGGCACAGTGGAAATTAGGGTTATTTACAGTATTTACAGGGAGCTAAACAGGTGCTAGATTTCTAATACATGTCATCTGCTGCTAATGGGGCCTGATTCATGTTACATTATTCAGTGCTGGTCAGAGTAGGTGGAGTCAGACTGAATTACAACTGATGGGGTTCTCTTAAGAAGCAAAGCTGGAGGtagagctgctctctgccaagTGCTGCTTTAGAAGCTGATTCTTAAAGTCGGTGCTACTAGTGCAGAGTTAGGTACAACTCAAAACAAAGTGAGGTTTCATGATGTGGCCTAATAAGGGAAAGTGCATTTGGCTGCCCTGGACCTGCCTAGCTGGAGACTGGTGCTCTGAGTCATAGGCTCTCTTTGTTTCCTCTGTTGCTCAAGACTAAACTGCGCCCAGTCCAGCTTATATGTCTGGACACATCAGCATAGCTACAAATCCTGCAaatgggctgggaggagggagtggCCAAGGAGGAAGCAGCTGAAGATTCCCACCAATTCCCTGTGAGCTCCTGACCTACTCTGTGCAGAGACTGCTGCCTTGACTCGGTACCAGCGatgtggagctggcagggcagaggaaggggattcctccttctcctgcctttctgcaggATGGTTGGTacctgctctgtgctttgaccctgggaaacagctggaaaCTTAGCTTTGAAACCCAGGTGGAAAGCACTTAGGAGTTTAAAGCTATAAGAATTATGTTACATTAATTCTCAAATACAGCTGTGCACAacaaacagcagctgtgctgttgAATGCAAGGCTTTCAAATACACAGTGCATTTGCAGTAGACATTTCAAAAAATTGAACAAATGTCAAAAAATGCAGTTATTCAACAGCAAATGATCCTGTCAGTAAAAGGCACTGATTCAGCTCATTTGAAAGTAGCAGGAGGGATACGAAAAGCCTGTACATGGAACCACAGTAAAAGCTTAGGCTATTTTCTGATTGCACTATCTTGTCCAGCTAGTGCTATTTTAAATGCCAGTAGTGGCCTGTTCTCTATATTTAAACCCTCACAGCAGCAAGGCATTGTGTTTCCTGTAAATATAGCACTTTGACTATTTATTTACAGACTGCCAAACCATGCTGTGCTTCAAGGAAGGGGCAGCAGTTACATtgcccccaggagcagggtgagaCAGGAATTGGTGTCTAATTCCTCTCCAGAGGGGGGGACAAACCCTTTGTCTGGGGTCTGGTTTGCTTTCAGCTTGATGTTGGctcagctgtgtttgcaggcaaggtggggaaggaaaggggtACAAATCACACTTCACCCaggaggcaggaaagcagcacagcagtttgTAGAGGCAGATTCTGCCCCTGCACCTCAGGTCAAGGTAAGTCAAGGAAAACCCTGATCCAGTGTCCTCAGTGAACgtatctcttttaaaaataattctaataaaaaaataacttctgctggctggcacacagctgctgaAGAGGACAAATCTCAGTCAAGGTATGCTTATGAGAAGGTTTTAATTTGCTACGTTTTCAGCTTCCCTCCTTAAATAATGTACATGTCTTGATCTTTTTAAATACTCAGGTAATTAAATAGAAGGCACCACATCATTACtcaaataaaacacacaaacatGGGGAAAAATTGGCTTAGACTAAAGGCCTAGTAATGAGCaataatttctgtgcttttggtCCTGTTGTGtccaagaaataaaatgcagatgCCCTAGAAACAAATCTTAGTGCTGTAAAAGTTGAATATCATAAAATTTTGGGTTTGTTACAAAAGCCAGCAGTAAAAGTTTTTCTGACATAAACAAATCCAGCCTTTCTGGGCCACTTGGGTAAAGGAGGCCTTCAGGAAAAACTAATCTGAGCTGAGCACTTGCTGTGGAATACAGATTGAAGCCAGAAGTTAACCATACAAAATACCATTTCCTGCAACTTTACTGTAAATACTAAAATTCCAAAGCCAAACTTCTCTGGGTAGCTATAGTACTGTCATTAATGGAAGATGAACACAATCATTTTAGCAAGTAGTGGTTTTATTAGCACCTTCACCTCTTTATGTGCAATGGCACAGGAGAGCCAAATACAAGTGtgtttaaactattttttttcttgagataaatattttgcttaaagTTAAATGGGTGACACTGAGATCCATTGGCCTTTAAGACTGGATAATTTGGgttgctgagctctgcccaaaGAACACATCCATAGGATTGTGCAGGGGATCAGTCCCTGTGCCTGTGAACCACGAAGGGACCATGGATGGTCTGTAACACTAGAGACCAATGTAACTGAATGCCAGCCCCTCTAATCCAGAGCAAGAGTTATTTTAAGATGGGCAGGAGGCTGGTTACAAAGCAGGGGAACACACCAATTCTCATCAAACATCTTTCCAGGATCTATAAATATGCAGCTTGAAAGAATAAAGAGGCTAGTTCAGTTGTTCCTGCTAGAATTTCCACTCCAGAAGTTGGAAATCTGCATGAAAGGAAGGAACAGGTCCAGCCAGCCTCTAACTTCCATATGTCCCTGCACCAGCAAATGGCAGGGCAAGCAGAAATGGAGGATCTTACATTAAATTTCGGACTGCAAGAATAAAAGCACATTTGCCACACATATTTTAGCAAATGATTCCAAAGGGCATTGATCTGTAAGAACACAGAATTGTTTCAGAATTCAAAATGTAATCTGGAGTTCTTTATCCCTGGTTCTTTACATTTGACATCTATTCAAGGACTGTGCAATGTTCTCTGACGTGTGCCAcaacaaacacagaaatcacTGATAGGGTTTGCACTAAAGATAACGTTGTTGGAAGTCTTGGGAAAAAGGATGGAGATagagatgaaaataattaaCTATTTCTagttaattatttaatttctaattaaatatGGTGCCCATGTTAGGAATGAGGTGAGCAGGCAAGAAAATGTAACAAACTTCGAAATACTGCTACTAGTTCAGTGGATGGATGATCTGTCTGCTGTTCATCTGACttcacaaatataaaataaattttaaaaatggggtTTAGCTGAGttttaaaacagtaaaagaaatacCCTGAATTTGGCAACAAAGACATTATGGAACTTAGCCtgttttttattgcatttctgcAGCCCCTGACAGTGAAC
Above is a genomic segment from Serinus canaria isolate serCan28SL12 chromosome 6, serCan2020, whole genome shotgun sequence containing:
- the BAG3 gene encoding BAG family molecular chaperone regulator 3 — translated: MSAAAQSPPPPQMEGSAEPLPPGWEIKIDPQTGWPFFVDHNSRTTTWSDPRLRAAPQEGQSSANGPSRDSPKQPAAREGHVGYPKLRAGYIPIPVIHEGLDGRQQHPCFSSPQRYKTEAVPAPGQAQAPLRGGYGGPESPAEAAAADKQCGQTPAAAATHGAEPQPPGASDPPTVSPQTSGRPNAGSHPLPRGYIPIPVIHENMPRQPAQAYHQAQKTHYPAQQSEFQAHQPVFHKIQPEEREPKAARAQSPFRVAQRGSSSRESSPARVSTQVQPPAPIRVQTVVDRPQVSQQQVPAQEPPRPAPPPEVKPDNKAAPPPEMEAPSTYIPIQVTHQEPDPKPQPQKPPAMAEKADKKAPSPAKAAPPQERPPPEEAAPPKTMETGEPQKHPGVLKVEAILEKVQMLEQAVNSFQGKKTDKKYLMIEEYLTKELLALDSVDPEGRADVRQARRDGVRKVQTILEKLEQKAEDVPEPVQVDGLQPNFPEPKPPQEIMEIEPVEVKSKGDTSNKNAQEETKMERHQPETKEEVFTNLATTTNTSNNPTEP